A genome region from Chromatiales bacterium includes the following:
- the glcE gene encoding glycolate oxidase subunit GlcE, producing MAAASDRSEELIAAVAAAREANTPVCLRGGGSKAFYGHPCTAKLAIDTTVHRGIVSHEPTELFVTVRCGTPLAELEQTLADAGQMLSFEPPAFGINATVGGMLASGLSGPRRPWGGAVRDAVLGARIVNGRAEALRFGGQVMKNVAGYDLSRLMAGAMGTLGLVLDVSLKVLPRPEQEKTRVFELDAAGAIARMIELQSRALPLGALAWMDDRLYVRLSGGATGVNETARRIGGDTLGKADAFWADLREHRLRFFTDDGPPLWRLIVRPASGPLALTEPQIVDWGGAQRWVRTNAPADQIRAIAAAAGGHATRFRGGTGEAFTPLETALRSLHDNVKQSLDPFGLFNPGRLFPES from the coding sequence ATGGCCGCCGCTTCCGACCGCAGCGAGGAGCTCATCGCCGCCGTCGCCGCGGCGCGCGAGGCGAACACGCCCGTGTGTCTGCGCGGTGGCGGCAGCAAGGCCTTCTACGGCCACCCCTGCACCGCGAAACTAGCGATCGACACGACCGTGCATCGCGGCATCGTCAGCCACGAGCCGACCGAGCTGTTCGTGACGGTGCGCTGCGGAACACCGCTCGCCGAACTCGAACAGACGCTGGCCGACGCCGGCCAGATGCTGTCGTTCGAGCCACCGGCTTTCGGGATAAATGCGACCGTCGGCGGCATGCTCGCCAGCGGTCTTTCCGGGCCGCGCCGGCCCTGGGGTGGTGCGGTACGCGATGCGGTGCTCGGCGCGCGCATCGTCAACGGCCGCGCCGAGGCGCTGCGTTTTGGCGGGCAAGTCATGAAGAACGTCGCGGGCTACGACCTGTCGCGGCTGATGGCCGGCGCAATGGGAACGCTGGGTCTGGTGCTGGACGTTTCGCTGAAGGTGCTGCCGCGCCCGGAGCAGGAAAAGACCCGCGTCTTCGAACTCGACGCCGCGGGTGCCATCGCACGCATGATCGAACTACAGTCACGCGCGCTGCCACTCGGCGCGCTTGCCTGGATGGACGACCGCCTGTACGTGCGGCTATCGGGTGGCGCGACCGGCGTGAACGAAACGGCCAGACGCATTGGCGGCGACACGCTGGGCAAGGCCGATGCGTTCTGGGCCGATCTGCGCGAACACAGGCTCAGGTTTTTCACCGACGACGGGCCTCCGCTCTGGCGCCTGATCGTGCGTCCGGCCAGCGGCCCGCTGGCGCTGACCGAACCACAGATCGTCGACTGGGGCGGCGCGCAGCGCTGGGTGCGAACGAACGCGCCAGCCGATCAGATTCGTGCCATCGCGGCCGCGGCCGGCGGCCATGCCACGCGCTTTCGCGGCGGCACGGGCGAGGCCTTCACACCGCTGGAAACCGCCCTGCGCAGCCTGCAC